ATTGGTTCTGCAGGTGGACAGTGGTTTACACCAGTTATTAACTACCCAGAAGCAGGTATCTTAGGTATTGGACGTATTGCTGAAAAACCAGTTGTTAAAGACGGTGAAATTGTTATTGCACCAGTCATAGCATTATCATTAAGCTTTGATCACCGTATCGTTGATGGTGCTACAGCTCAAATGGCAATGAACCAAGTGAAACGTTTACTAAACGATCCACAATTAATTATGATGGAGGCGTAAATTATGGTAGTAGGAGATTTTCCGATTGATTTAGACACACTAGTAGTTGGCGCTGGTCCTGGTGGATATGTTGCAGCAATTCGTGCAGCACAAACTGGACAAAAAGTAGCCATCGTTGATAAAGGTACACTTGGAGGGGTTTGTTTAAACGTTGGGTGTATCCCATCTAAAGCATTAATCCAAGCTGGCCATCGTTTTGAAGAAGCACACGGAGCAGATGAAATGGGTATTAAAGCCGAGAATGTTACCGTTGATTTTTCAAAAGTACAAGAGTGGAAACAAAGCGTTGTTGATAAACTTACTGGTGGAGTTGAAGGTTTATTAAAAGGAAATAAAGTTGAAATTATAAAAGGTGAAGTATACTTTGTTGATAAAAATTCAGTAAAAGTAATGGACGAGAAGAACTCTCAAAGTTACACATTTAAAAATTGTATTATTGCAACTGGTTCAACACCAATTGAAATTCCGACTTTCAAATTTTCAGAACGTGTTATTGATTCTACAGGTGCATTAAACTTAAAAGAAATCCCTAAAAAACTAGTTGTCGTTGGTGGCGGTTATGTTGGTACTGAATTAGGAACTGCTTATGCTAACTTTGGTACAGAAGTTACTATTTTAGAAGGTGCTGACGAGATACTTGGCGGATTTGAAAAGCAAATGTCATCTTTAGTTAAGCGTCATTTGAAAAAGAAAAACGTTACAATTGTTACGAAAGCAATGGCTAAAGGTGCTGAGGTTACCGATAACGGTGTTAAAGTTACCTATGAAGCAAAAGGTAAAGAAGAAACAGTGGAAGCAGATTACGTGCTAGTAACAGTAGGGCGTAAACCTAATACTGCTGAAATTGGTTTAGAACAAGTTGGAATCGAAACAGATGACAGAGGTTTAATCAAAATTGATAAACAATGTCGTACGAACATTGATAACATCTATGCAATTGGCGATATCGTAGCAGGACCTCCATTAGCTCATAAAGCTTCTTATGAAGGAAAAGTTGCAGCAGAAGCAATTGCAGGAGAAAAATCAGAAATCGATTACAATGGTATTCCAGCTGTTGTATTCTCTGAACCTGAATTAGCTACTGTAGGATATGACGAACAAAGTGCAAAAGATGCAGGATTTGATGTTATCGGATCTAAATTCCCATTTGCTGCTAATGGTCGTGCATTATCACTTGGTAGTGGTGAAGGATTTGTTAAACTTGTTACAAGAAAAGAAGATGGCCTAGTATTAGGTGCTCAAATCGCGGGTGCTAATGCAAGTGACATGATTTCTGAACTTGGTTTAGCGATTGAAGCAGGAATGACAGCTGAAGATCTAGCTATGACAATTCACGCACATCCAACACTTGGAGAAATTACTATGGAAGCTGCAGAAGTAGCTATGGGTACACCAATCCATATTGTAAAATAAAGATTAAATGAAAAGCCTATGTTTGGATATCCAAACATAGGCTTTTTCTATGACAATGGTGGCTAATCAAAATTAACTATGAGAAATTTCTTTTGAAAAGGAAGATATTTGTCAGATTTTCCAGTATAATAGTAAATATACATACGACACCAGGAGGGAAACTATGAAACATAAGCTATTCGTACTACTCATTGGAGCAATTCTTTTATTGGTCGGCTGTAATAATGAAAATACAGACGAGAATACGCAAGAAGAAAGTAATGATGAGACACAAACAAACGAAAAAAATCAAGAAGAACAAATAGAAGAAGATGTAGAAGAAACAGATACAGAAACAGAAGAAGATGAAGTAGTTGAAGAAGAACCAGAGTCTGTTGAAGTAGAGTATCAAATTAATTCAGATACTTGGAGTGTAGAACCTCTAAATGATGCTAATGAGGATGTGGTTTTATTAACTATTGATGATGCACCAGATGGTAATGCATTAGAAATGGCAAAAACATTAGTGAAGCTTGATGCGAAAGCAATCTTTTTTGTGAATGGACACTTTCTTGATACGGATGAAGAAAAGGCAGTTTTAAAAGAAATTTATGAAATGGGCTTTCCAATCGGTAATCATACGTATACACATCAAAATTTGAAAGAGGTTAGTGAAGAAGAACAACGTGAAGAAATTGTCAGCTTAAATGATCTAGTTGAAGAGATCATTGGTGAACGTCCGCAATTTTTCCGTGCACCACATGGAGCTAATACTGATTACTCGACACAGCTTGCGGAAGAAGAGGGCATGGTTGTGATGAATTGGACATATGGTTATGATTATTTTACACCATATCAGGATGCTGATAAACTAGCAACCGCGATGATTACAGGAGAAGGGCCAGAAGTCGATATTTCCTATTCATTACTTAAACCAGGTGCGAACCTGTTAATGCATGATCGTGATTGGACTGCGGCAGCATTAGAAGAGATTGTAACTGGTCTCCGTGATAAAGGGTATGAAATGGTAGATCCAGCAGCAATACAAAAAGTGGATGCGAGCTAGAATTTATAAGATTAGATAAAAAACGACGAACAAATGGCATCTATCCATCTGCTCGTCGTTTTTTAAAACCCTTTTCGCGAACATCGTTACTCAATATTCGTACTTGAGAGAAACTGCGACGTAGATTTCTTACTCACTCCACAATTGAAATGGGATCGCTTTCCGTGGGCACGGCTTCAGCTAACTCGGATAAGCAAAAACCGCTTTCCGAGTGGATCTTCAGCCCGCGCTGTTCCCACTGGAGTCTCACCCATTTCAATTGCTCCGCTAGTTTTGTTTATAAATAAGTAAAGCGTTTCCTATTGCATACTGAATTAAAACGTCAGCAACTATATTAGTAAGTGAAAAATATATCAGTTTTCAATCTTCAATGTCAAAAACGTTATAACGTTTTGAAATTAGTTGCTCTAATCAGTGAAAGAAGCAAATGGGTGACACTCTAGTGGGAACAGCACAAGCCGAAGATCCACTAGGTAAAGTGTTTTTCTTTACCTAGTTAGCTGAGGCTGTGCCCACAGAAAGGGAGACCATTTGCTTCTGTAGCGGGTATTATGTCGCAGTTGATGACAATTTTGACGCAAGGTATGTTACGTCAGAGTTTATAAAAATTTAGTAATAAACAGTCTGTTCTTAATATTAATTAGCGTTCCTTCGTTGTACGTGCATGTTTTTATGTTATTGGTTTCATTTCTTTAATGACATGGATCGTTTGAAGTGTATCATCTTCTAAACCTTGGACAGGTAAACCTGCAGCTAAATTTTGTTTAATATATTCTAAATTTTCTTCGGTAATAATCTCTCCTGGAATAAAGATAGGAATGCCAGGTGGATAAACCATAATGGATTCCGCACTAGTTCTTCCAGCAGCTGCTTCTAATGGAACAGTCTCTGATTCAGCATAAAACGCATCACGTGGCGTTATACTTAACAGGGGAATAGCAGGAATGGTAACATCTATTAGATTGTCTGTAGACGACTTTTGATGCGATTTTTCTAGGTGCTGCAATGCCTGTACTAATAAACTTGTTTCTTTACTCGAATCGCCAGGTGTAATGATGCAAAGTATATTGTACATATCAGATAATTCAACTTCGATATTATACTGTTTTCGTAACCATACCTCAACATCATAACCTGTAATACCAAGTTGTTTTACAGAAATAATTAATTTCGTTGGATCATAACCAAATGTTGCTTCACTACCTAACATTTCTTTACCAGCACACAAAAGGTGTGGAATTTTATTTATCTCTTTTCGAGTTGTTTCTGCTAGTAGTAATGTTTCATCTAATAATTGTTTCCCATTGATAGCTAATTGTTTACGGGCAACATCAAGTGAAGCAAGTAATATATAGGATGTTGATGTTGTTGTTAACATCGATAAAACACTTTGTACACGAGAATGTGAAACTAATCCCTCTTTTAAATTCAGAACAGAACTTTGGGTTAGGGAGCCACCAAGTTTATGAACACTCGTTGCAGCTAAATCTGCACCAGCTTGCATCGCAGAGAGTGGTAACTCATCGTGAAAATGAATATGCACGCCGTGCGCTTCATCAACTAGTACGGGTATCTTATGACTGTGGGCGATTTCAACAATACGTTGTAAATCAGCTGCAATCCCAAAATAAGTCGGGTTAATCACAAAAACCCCTTTAGCATCTGGATGTGCTTCGAGTGCTCTATTTACAGATTCAGGTGTAATCCCATGGGCAATTCCAAGTTTATTATCTAACTCTGGATGAACAAAGATTGGAATAGCACCAGCGAAAATAAGTGCAGTTGTTACGGATTTGTGAATGTTACGTGGTACAATAATTTTATCACCAGGGCCA
The nucleotide sequence above comes from Paraliobacillus zengyii. Encoded proteins:
- the lpdA gene encoding dihydrolipoyl dehydrogenase; translated protein: MVVGDFPIDLDTLVVGAGPGGYVAAIRAAQTGQKVAIVDKGTLGGVCLNVGCIPSKALIQAGHRFEEAHGADEMGIKAENVTVDFSKVQEWKQSVVDKLTGGVEGLLKGNKVEIIKGEVYFVDKNSVKVMDEKNSQSYTFKNCIIATGSTPIEIPTFKFSERVIDSTGALNLKEIPKKLVVVGGGYVGTELGTAYANFGTEVTILEGADEILGGFEKQMSSLVKRHLKKKNVTIVTKAMAKGAEVTDNGVKVTYEAKGKEETVEADYVLVTVGRKPNTAEIGLEQVGIETDDRGLIKIDKQCRTNIDNIYAIGDIVAGPPLAHKASYEGKVAAEAIAGEKSEIDYNGIPAVVFSEPELATVGYDEQSAKDAGFDVIGSKFPFAANGRALSLGSGEGFVKLVTRKEDGLVLGAQIAGANASDMISELGLAIEAGMTAEDLAMTIHAHPTLGEITMEAAEVAMGTPIHIVK
- a CDS encoding polysaccharide deacetylase family protein gives rise to the protein MKHKLFVLLIGAILLLVGCNNENTDENTQEESNDETQTNEKNQEEQIEEDVEETDTETEEDEVVEEEPESVEVEYQINSDTWSVEPLNDANEDVVLLTIDDAPDGNALEMAKTLVKLDAKAIFFVNGHFLDTDEEKAVLKEIYEMGFPIGNHTYTHQNLKEVSEEEQREEIVSLNDLVEEIIGERPQFFRAPHGANTDYSTQLAEEEGMVVMNWTYGYDYFTPYQDADKLATAMITGEGPEVDISYSLLKPGANLLMHDRDWTAAALEEIVTGLRDKGYEMVDPAAIQKVDAS
- a CDS encoding aminotransferase class I/II-fold pyridoxal phosphate-dependent enzyme, translated to MQAQHETPLFTGLKKHAENNPIPFHIPGHKKGVGMDPTFRSFIGENALSIDLINIEPLDDLHHPQGMIKQAQDLAAQAFGADYTFFSVQGTSGAIMAMVLSVCGPGDKIIVPRNIHKSVTTALIFAGAIPIFVHPELDNKLGIAHGITPESVNRALEAHPDAKGVFVINPTYFGIAADLQRIVEIAHSHKIPVLVDEAHGVHIHFHDELPLSAMQAGADLAATSVHKLGGSLTQSSVLNLKEGLVSHSRVQSVLSMLTTTSTSYILLASLDVARKQLAINGKQLLDETLLLAETTRKEINKIPHLLCAGKEMLGSEATFGYDPTKLIISVKQLGITGYDVEVWLRKQYNIEVELSDMYNILCIITPGDSSKETSLLVQALQHLEKSHQKSSTDNLIDVTIPAIPLLSITPRDAFYAESETVPLEAAAGRTSAESIMVYPPGIPIFIPGEIITEENLEYIKQNLAAGLPVQGLEDDTLQTIHVIKEMKPIT